The proteins below come from a single Papaver somniferum cultivar HN1 chromosome 11, ASM357369v1, whole genome shotgun sequence genomic window:
- the LOC113325358 gene encoding F-box protein CPR1-like: protein MSSLPEEIYRDILLRLPGKSLVSCKYVCKSWYELISDPSFIKSHLNLTNQRNSYRLMFECDEMNSVNSISYDSLSSSEKYDDAVAVEMDFSNTISKCRSEILGSCNGLVYGLNNKLKFFFLWNPATKEHKRLPKSPDTYYGSTFHGFGYDYKADDYKLVLVRDICESFRVQVYSLKSNSWKSFETIQRYGMGTYYVTYSGVFLNRVLHWPGRPGNKIVTMNISEEGLEVLKLPITDYEFMSIGVLEGCLCVLSDHVGKTFEVWVMPDYGVQESWTKLYSIGFGRRKYHSSMVELLVSFKNGKILFKNEPIGDGKNSVFLYDPQYKTARKLNITGLNDGEAFSYYESLVSLKCSTLGKRKREKSIET, encoded by the coding sequence ATGTCAAGTCTTCCAGAAGAGATCTACCGTGACATCCTTTTAAGGTTACCGGGgaaatctttggtttcatgtaAGTATGTTTGCAAGTCTTGGTATGAACTTATTTCTGATCCTAGTTTTATTAAGTCTCATCTTAATCTTACTAACCAAAGAAACAGTTATCGTCTTATGTTTGAATGTGATGAGATGAATAGTGTGAATTCCATTAGTTATGATTCCTTGTCATCCTCGGAAAAATATGATGATGCAGTCGCTGTTGAAATGGATTTTTCCAACACGATTTCAAagtgtaggagtgaaatattggGTTCGTGTAATGGGTTGGTATATGGCTTGAATAACAAGttgaaattcttttttttgtggaaCCCAGCCACAAAGGAACACAAGAGATTACCCAAATCACCAGATACATATTATGGTTCTACTTTCCATGGTTTTGGTTATGATTATAAGGCCGACGATTACAAGTTGGTATTAGTTAGGGATATTTGCGAGAGTTTTCGGGTTCAAGTTTATTCTTTAAAATCAAACTCATGGAAAAGCTTTGAAACCATCCAAAGATATGGGATGGGAACTTATTATGTAACATACTCGGGGGTGTTTCTAAATCGAGTTCTTCATTGGCCCGGGAGACCTGGCAATAAGATAGTTACAATGAATATCAGTGAAGAGGGATTGGAAGTATTGAAACTGCCAATAACTGACTATGAGTTTATGAGTATAGGAGTGTTAGAAGGGTGCCTTTGTGTACTTTCGGATCATGTGGGTAAAACTTTTGAAGTATGGGTAATGCCGGATTATGGAGTTCAAGAATCTTGGACTAAACTTTATTCCATTGGATTTGGGAGAAGAAAGTATCATTCCAGTATGGTGGAGTTATTAGTGTCGTTCAAGAATGGTAAGATCCTGTTTAAGAACGAGCCAATTGGGGACGGCAAGAATAGCGTATTTCTATATGATCCGCAGTATAAAACTGCTAGAAAACTAAATATTACTGGTTTAAACGATGGAGAAGCATTCAGTTATTATGAAAGCCTGGTTTCGCTGAAGTGTTCTACTTTaggaaagagaaaaagagaaaaatcaaTAGAAACTTGA